From one Scophthalmus maximus strain ysfricsl-2021 chromosome 19, ASM2237912v1, whole genome shotgun sequence genomic stretch:
- the mccc2 gene encoding methylcrotonoyl-CoA carboxylase beta chain, mitochondrial: MLLRTVRPWLLRCRSLPVAGARPYYADTVARLGSEPDKHSSVYQENYERMQVIVDELKSRTEKIKLGGGEKARRLHTSRGKLLPRERIDRLLDPGTPFLEFSQFAAHELYGKEEVPAGGIITGIGRVSGVECVIVANDATVKGGTYYPITVKKHLRAQEIAQQNHLPCIYLVDSGGANLPRQADVFPDRDHFGRIFFNQARLSSDGIAQIAVVMGSCTAGGAYVPAMADESIIVQKQGTIFLGGPPLVKAATGEEVSAEELGGADLHCKKSGVTDHYALDDNHALHLARKTVRSLNYRKNIEVTTEPTEAPLYPADELYGIVGDNLKRNFDVREVIARIVDGSRFDEFKAFYGDTLVTGFSRIFGYPVGIIGNNGVLFSESAKKGTHFIELCCQRNIPLLFLQNITGFMVGREYEAGGIAKDGAKMVTAVACANVPKITVIIGGSYGAGNYGMCGRAYSPRFLYMWPNSRISVMGGEQAATVLATITKDQRAREGKEFTAEQEAAMKEPIVRRFEAEGSPYFSSARLWDDGIIDPADTRLVLGLSLSAALNAPTKKTRFGVFRM, from the exons ATGCTTCTGCGGACCGTCCGACCGTGGCTGCTTCGCTGTCGCAGTTTGCCCGTGGCGGGTGCAAGACCTTACTATGCGGACACAGTCGCCCGACTCGGCTCCGAGCCGGACAAGCACTCCTCTGTGTACCAG GAGAATTACGAACGGATGCAAGTTATTGTTGATGAACTGAAAAGCCGGACAGAGAAGATTAAATTGG GTGGGGGAGAAAAAGCCAGAAGACTTCACACCTCTCGTGGGAAGCTCCTGCCCAGAGAGCGTATAGACAGACTGCTGGATCCTGG AACCCCTTTCTTGGAATTCTCTCAGTTTGCAGCACACGAGTTGTATGGGAAAGAGGAAGTGCCAGCCGGCGGTATAATTACAGGGATTGGGCGAGTGTCAGG GGTGGAATGTGTTATTGTTGCAAATGATGCCACAGTCAAAGGGGGAACCTACTACCCAATCACAGTGAAGAAACACCTTCGTGCTCAAGAAATCGCCCAGCAGAATCACTTACCATGCATCTACTTAG TGGATTCTGGAGGAGCCAATTTGCCCAGACAGGCCGACGTCTTTCCAGACAGAGATCATTTCGGACGCATCTTCTTCAACCAGGCCAGACTGTCGTCAGATGGAATTGCACAG atcGCTGTGGTGATGGGCTCCTGCACTGCCGGAGGAGCGTACGTACCGGCAATGGCAGACGAAAGCATCATTGTGCAGAAGCAAGGGACTATTTTCCTCGGAGGACCTCCACTG GTCAAAGCTGCAACTGGAGAAGAAGTTTCTGCGGAGGAGCTTGGCGGTGCTGACCTTCACTGCAA GAAATCGGGTGTGACGGACCACTACGCTTTGGACGATAACCACGCGCTTCATTTGGCGAGAAAGACGGTGCGAAGCCTCAACTACAGGAAAAACATCGAG gtcACCACAGAACCTACTGAAGCTCCTCTCTACCCCGCAGACGAACTCTATGGCATAGTCGGAGATAACTTGAAACGTAACTTTGACGTCAGAGAG GTTATCGCTAGAATTGTGGACGGCAGCAGATTTGACGAGTTCAAGGCTTTTTATGGAGACACACTTGTTACAG GATTTTCAAGAATATTTGGTTACCCTGTCGGAATCATTGGCAACAACGGAGTCTTGTTTTCAGAATCTGCAAAAAAG GGGACGCATTTCATCGAGTTGTGCTGCCAACGGAAcatcccccttctttttctacAGAACATAACAG GTTTCATGGTGGGTAGAGAGTATGAAGCGGGAGGAATAGCCAAGGACGGAGCCAAGATGGTGACCGCAGTCGCGTGTGCCAATGTACCCAAGATTACCGTGATCATCGGAGGCTCCTATGGCGCAGGGAACTACGGCATGTGCGGCAGAGCCTACAG CCCTCGGTTCCTGTACATGTGGCCGAACTCTCGCATCTCCGTCATGGGCGGCGAGCAGGCGGCCACCGTCCTGGCCACCATAACTAAGGATCAGAGGGCGCGCGAGGGAAAGGAG TTCACAGCGGAACAAGAGGCTGCCATGAAGGAGCCGATAGTGCGGCGGTTCGAGGCGGAAGGCAGCCCGTACTTCTCGAGCGCCAG